The following coding sequences are from one Bos indicus x Bos taurus breed Angus x Brahman F1 hybrid chromosome 5, Bos_hybrid_MaternalHap_v2.0, whole genome shotgun sequence window:
- the FKBP4 gene encoding peptidyl-prolyl cis-trans isomerase FKBP4: protein MTAEETKAAESGAQSAPLRLEGVDISPKQDEGVLKVIKREGTGTETPMIGDRVFVHYTGWLLDGTKFDSSLDRKDRFSFDLGKGEVIKAWDIAVATMKVGEVCHITCKPEYAYGLAGSPPKIPPNATLVFEVELFEFKGEDLTEEEDGGIIRRIRTRGEGYAKPNEGALVEVVLEGYFKDQVFDRRELRFEVGEGESMDLPCGLEKAIQRMEKGEHSIVYLKPRYAFGSAGKEKFQIPPNAELKYEIHLKSFEKAKESWEMSSEEKLEQSTIVKERGTVYFKEGKYKQAVLQYKKIVSWLEYESSFSDEDAEKAQALRLASHLNLAMCHLKLQAFSAAIENCNKALELDSNNEKGLFRRGEAHLAVNDFDLARADFQKVLQLYPSNKAAKAQLVVCQQRIRKQLEKEKKLYANMFERLAEEETKAKATVAAGDQPADAEMRDEPKNDVAGGQPQVEAEA, encoded by the exons ATGACCGCCGAGGAGACGAAGGCGGCCGAGAGCGGAGCGCAGTCGGCGCCGCTGCGCCTCGAAGGGGTGGACATCAGCCCCAAGCAGGATGAAGGGGTGCTTAAG GTCATCAAGCGAGAGGGCACCGGCACAGAGACACCCATGATTGGGGACCGAGTCTTTGTCCACTACACAGGCTGGCTGCTCGATGGCACCAAGTTCGACTCCAGCCTGGACCGCAAGGACAGGTTCTCCTTCGACCTGGGGAAAG GGGAGGTCATCAAGGCTTGGGATATTGCTGTAGCGACCATGAAGGTGGGTGAAGTGTGCCATATCACCTGCAAGCCAGAGTACGCCTATGGCTTAGCGGGCAGCCCCCCGAAGATCCCTCCCAACGCCACGCTTGTGTTTGAG GTGGAGCTGTTCGAGTTCAAGGGTGAGGACCTGACAGAAGAGGAGGACGGCGGAATCATCAGGAGAATACGGACGCGGGGGGAGGGCTATGCCAAGCCCAACGAAGGTGCTCTCGTGGAGG TTGTACTGGAAGGATACTTCAAGGACCAGGTGTTTGACCGGCGGGAGCTCCGCTTTGAGGTCGGCGAGGGGGAGAGCATGGATCTGCCCTGTGGGCTGGAGAAAGCCATCCAGCGCATGGAAAAAGGagaacattccattgtgtatctcAAGCCCAG ATATGCTTTCGGCAGTGCTGGGAAGGAGAAGTTCCAGATCCCACCAAATGCTGAGCTGAAGTATGAAATACATCTCAAGAGTTTTGAGAAG GCCAAGGAGTCCTGGGAGATGAGTTCAGAGGAGAAGCTGGAGCAGAGCACCATAGTGAAGGAGCGAGGCACTGTGTACTTCAAG GAAGGCAAGTACAAGCAAGCTGTGCTGCAGTACAAGAAGATTGTGTCCTGGCTGGAATACGAGTCCAGCTTCTCTGATGAGGACGCAGAGAAGGCGCAGGCCCTTCGGCTGGCCTCCCACCTCAACCTGGCCATGTGTCATCTGAAGCTACAAGCCTTCTCCGCTGCCATTGAGAACTGTAACAAG GCCCTGGAACTAGACAGCAACAATGAGAAAGGCCTCTTCCGCCGAGGAGAGGCCCACCTGGCAGTGAATGACTTTGACTTGGCACGGGCTGACTTCCAGAAGGTTCTGCAGCTCTACCCCAGCAACAAGGCGGCCAAGGCCCAGCTGGTCGTGTGCCAGCAGCGCATCCGCAAGCAGCTTGAGAAGGAGAAGAAGCTCTACGCCAACATGTTTGAGAGGCTGGCTGAGGAGGAGACCAAG GCCAAGGCCACAGTGGCTGCGGGAGACCAGCCAGCTGACGCCGAGATGAGGGACGAGCCGAAGAACGACGTGGCTGGGGGCCAGCCTCAGGTGGAGGCGGAAGCATAG